Proteins encoded together in one Myxocyprinus asiaticus isolate MX2 ecotype Aquarium Trade chromosome 21, UBuf_Myxa_2, whole genome shotgun sequence window:
- the LOC127412501 gene encoding coiled-coil-helix-coiled-coil-helix domain-containing protein 1-like produces MAMQSGSVIQEKVAKLLSRQNGRPVLRPIKPLALKNEVANRRLRKGEATCVTEMSLLMACWKQNDFNNTVCSKEVSTFYACVEKTQMQNKAKGKQGGQGRLLPKEATNLLKRYPNLDSEI; encoded by the exons ATGGCGATGCAAAGTGGATCTGTGATTCAAGAGAAGGTGGCCAAACTGTTGAGCAGGCAGAATGGCAGACCCGTACTGAGACCCATCAAACCTCTGGCGCTGAAAAATGAGGTCGCGAACCGCAGGCTCCGGAAAGGAG AGGCCACCTGTGTCACGGAGATGTCATTACTGATGGCTTGCTGGAAACAGAACGACTTTAACAACACAGTCTGCTCTAAAGAAGTCTCAACTTTCTACGCATGTGTAGAAAAGACCCAG ATGCAGAACAAGGCCAAAGGAAAGCAGGGAGGTCAAGGTCGACTTTTGCCAAAGGAAGCCACAAACTTATTGAAGCGATATCCCAACCTGGACAGTGAGATCTAG